From Mycobacteriales bacterium, the proteins below share one genomic window:
- the rsgA gene encoding ribosome small subunit-dependent GTPase A, with protein MDEDDVRVRPGRGSRPRTRTRPKHEDAQPGLVVAVDRGRYTVIVGDTRLTAIQARELGRGSVVVGDRVAVVGDLSGGPDSLARIVRVEERRTVLRRSADDTDPYERIVVANADQLVVVTALADPPPRVGLIDRFLVAAYVGGLDPLLCLTKADLASPDELLAAYADLGTPAVATERSGDLAELRDRLVGRTSVLVGHSGVGKSTLINALIPDAQRATGVVSAIGRGRHTSSSVVALPLPQGGWVIDTPGIRSFGLGHITAADLLAAFPDLAEGAEECPPNCAHRSAAEGCHLDQYVAEGNSTLGRLESFRRLLDAKSATG; from the coding sequence CTGGACGAGGACGACGTCCGGGTCCGCCCCGGCCGCGGGTCCCGGCCGCGGACCCGGACCCGGCCCAAGCACGAGGACGCCCAGCCCGGGCTGGTCGTCGCGGTCGACCGCGGCCGCTACACCGTGATCGTCGGCGACACCCGGCTGACCGCGATCCAGGCCCGCGAGCTCGGCCGGGGCTCGGTCGTCGTCGGCGACCGGGTCGCGGTGGTCGGCGACCTGTCCGGCGGCCCGGACTCGCTGGCCCGCATCGTGCGGGTCGAGGAGCGGCGGACCGTCCTGCGCCGCAGCGCCGACGACACCGACCCGTACGAGCGGATCGTGGTCGCCAACGCCGACCAGCTCGTCGTCGTCACCGCACTGGCCGACCCGCCGCCGCGGGTGGGCCTGATCGACCGCTTCCTGGTCGCCGCGTACGTCGGCGGGCTCGACCCGCTGCTCTGCCTGACCAAGGCCGACCTGGCCTCCCCGGACGAGCTGCTGGCCGCGTACGCGGACCTGGGCACGCCGGCGGTCGCGACCGAGCGCAGCGGCGACCTGGCCGAGCTGCGGGACCGGCTGGTCGGCCGGACCAGCGTGCTGGTCGGGCACTCCGGGGTGGGCAAGTCGACGCTGATCAACGCGCTGATCCCGGACGCGCAGCGGGCCACCGGCGTGGTCAGCGCGATCGGCCGCGGCCGGCACACCTCGTCCTCGGTGGTCGCGCTGCCGCTGCCGCAGGGCGGCTGGGTGATCGACACCCCCGGCATCCGCTCGTTCGGGCTCGGTCACATCACCGCGGCCGATCTGCTGGCCGCGTTCCCGGACCTGGCCGAGGGGGCCGAGGAGTGCCCGCCCAACTGCGCCCACCGCTCCGCCGCCGAGGGCTGCCATCTCGACCAGTACGTCGCCGAGGGCAACTCGACCCTGGGCCGGCTGGAGTCCTTCCGCCGCCTCCTGGACGCGAAGAGCGCTACGGGTTGA
- a CDS encoding type II toxin-antitoxin system VapB family antitoxin has protein sequence MTRTNIDINDDLVARVMRRFNLPSKRAAVDLALRRLLGEPMTRDEILALQGVGWSGDSEAVRRAEADELG, from the coding sequence GTGACCCGGACGAACATCGACATCAACGACGATCTGGTCGCTCGGGTGATGCGCCGGTTCAATCTCCCCTCGAAGCGCGCGGCGGTCGACCTGGCCCTGCGCCGGCTGCTCGGCGAGCCGATGACCCGCGACGAGATCCTCGCCCTGCAGGGCGTCGGCTGGAGCGGTGACTCCGAGGCGGTCCGGCGGGCCGAGGCGGACGAGCTCGGGTGA
- a CDS encoding DUF6338 family protein has protein sequence MIPDTAVGLLLLVVAVLPGLTYTLAFERQAGSYGVTLADRTLRFIAVSAVFHLIAAWPEYWVWRMTLGEDHKILSGEFAVLWVAAVLLLVVPAVTGSLVGLVYVHRDERPRWQQEVLRWTIGPELAPRAWDDFFSERPATYLRVRTVDGTTHAGLFASQSYAAGFPQAPDLLLEEAWSLDAESGELLDSLGYPLYIAPGQIAWMEIVPPQRSGSDHGSSEAVRGEPREGSGAE, from the coding sequence ATGATCCCCGATACCGCCGTCGGCCTGCTGCTGCTCGTGGTGGCGGTGCTGCCCGGGCTCACCTACACGCTGGCCTTCGAGCGCCAGGCCGGGTCGTACGGGGTGACGCTGGCGGACCGGACCCTGCGCTTCATCGCGGTCTCGGCGGTCTTCCACCTGATCGCGGCCTGGCCCGAGTACTGGGTCTGGCGGATGACGCTGGGGGAGGACCACAAGATCCTCTCCGGCGAGTTCGCCGTCCTCTGGGTCGCCGCGGTGCTGCTGCTGGTGGTGCCCGCGGTCACCGGCAGCCTGGTCGGGCTGGTCTACGTGCACCGCGACGAGCGGCCGCGCTGGCAGCAGGAGGTGCTGCGCTGGACGATCGGCCCGGAGCTGGCCCCGCGGGCCTGGGACGACTTCTTCTCCGAGCGGCCGGCCACCTACCTGCGGGTCCGGACCGTCGACGGCACCACCCACGCGGGCCTGTTCGCCTCCCAGTCGTACGCGGCCGGCTTCCCGCAGGCGCCCGATCTGCTGCTGGAGGAGGCCTGGAGCCTGGACGCCGAGAGCGGGGAGCTGCTGGACTCGCTCGGGTATCCTCTGTACATAGCGCCGGGTCAGATCGCCTGGATGGAGATCGTCCCTCCGCAGCGCTCAGGGAGTGACCATGGCTCGTCGGAGGCCGTACGCGGCGAACCCCGAGAAGGATCCGGGGCTGAGTGA
- a CDS encoding AMP-binding protein: MTATEAFRTARDFLLEHRDDPAKAYGEFRWPELDEFNWAIDWFDGVLAVERPHQTALWLVTAEGETQVSFAEMSRRSTQVAGWLREQRVRKSDRVLLFLGNTVPLWELMLAAAKIGAVVIPASTLLRPADLADRIDRGHVDVVVSASADTGLFADIHGGYTKIAVGEPVEGWLRYSDTETSLEHFDPDEPTRGADPLLLYFTSGTTARAKLVEHTHTSYPVGHLSTMFWIGLQPGDVHLNVSSPGWAKHAWSCLFAPWNAGATVLVHDTGRFSAPALLDTLVRCGATTLCAPPTVWRMLVQQDLAQWDVPMRELVSAGEPLNPEVIEHVRRVWGLTVRDGYGQTETTAQIGNPPGVEITIGAMGRPLPGYVVDLVDPVSGEVGVEGEVCLRLDPAPVALMTGYRDEHGHLAPVSDDAWYHTGDVARANDDGTITYVGRTDDVFKASDYRISPFELESVLVEHEAVAEAAVVPAPDPVRLAVPKAYVTLAAGYEPNAATAEAILRHCREQLAPYKRVRRIEFTELPKTISGKIRRVELRGAENEAAGNGAAGRRPAEFREEDFPGLRG; the protein is encoded by the coding sequence GTGACGGCGACAGAGGCGTTCCGCACCGCGCGCGACTTCCTGCTCGAGCACCGCGACGACCCCGCGAAGGCGTACGGGGAGTTCCGCTGGCCGGAGCTGGACGAGTTCAACTGGGCGATCGACTGGTTCGACGGCGTGCTCGCGGTCGAGCGGCCCCACCAGACCGCGTTGTGGCTGGTCACGGCCGAGGGCGAGACCCAGGTCAGCTTCGCCGAGATGTCCCGGCGGTCCACCCAGGTGGCCGGCTGGCTGCGCGAGCAGCGCGTCCGCAAGAGCGACCGGGTGCTGCTGTTCCTCGGCAACACCGTGCCGCTGTGGGAGCTGATGCTGGCCGCGGCCAAGATCGGCGCCGTGGTCATCCCGGCCAGCACGCTGCTGCGCCCGGCCGACCTGGCCGACCGGATCGACCGCGGTCACGTCGACGTGGTCGTCTCGGCCAGCGCCGACACCGGCCTGTTCGCGGACATCCACGGCGGCTACACCAAGATCGCGGTCGGCGAGCCGGTCGAGGGCTGGCTGCGGTACTCGGACACCGAGACCTCGCTGGAGCACTTCGACCCGGACGAGCCGACCCGGGGCGCGGACCCGCTGCTGCTCTACTTCACCTCCGGCACGACCGCGCGGGCCAAGCTGGTCGAGCACACCCACACCAGCTACCCGGTCGGGCACCTGTCCACGATGTTCTGGATCGGGCTGCAGCCGGGCGACGTGCACCTCAACGTGTCCTCGCCGGGCTGGGCCAAGCACGCCTGGTCCTGCCTGTTCGCCCCCTGGAACGCGGGCGCCACCGTCCTGGTGCACGACACCGGCCGGTTCTCGGCCCCGGCGCTGCTGGACACGCTGGTCCGGTGCGGCGCGACCACGCTCTGCGCGCCGCCGACGGTCTGGCGGATGCTCGTGCAGCAGGACCTGGCCCAGTGGGACGTCCCGATGCGGGAGCTGGTCAGCGCCGGCGAGCCGCTGAACCCCGAGGTCATCGAGCACGTCCGCCGGGTCTGGGGCCTCACCGTCCGGGACGGGTACGGGCAGACCGAGACGACCGCCCAGATCGGCAACCCGCCCGGCGTGGAGATCACGATCGGCGCGATGGGCCGGCCGCTGCCCGGTTACGTCGTCGACCTGGTCGACCCGGTCAGCGGCGAGGTCGGCGTCGAGGGCGAGGTCTGCCTGCGGCTGGACCCGGCCCCGGTCGCGCTGATGACCGGCTACCGGGACGAGCACGGGCACCTGGCGCCGGTCTCGGACGACGCCTGGTACCACACCGGCGACGTGGCCCGGGCCAACGACGACGGCACCATCACGTACGTGGGCCGCACCGACGACGTGTTCAAGGCCTCGGACTACCGGATCTCGCCGTTCGAGCTGGAGAGCGTGCTGGTCGAGCACGAGGCGGTGGCGGAGGCGGCGGTGGTGCCGGCGCCGGACCCGGTCCGGCTGGCGGTGCCCAAGGCGTACGTGACGCTGGCGGCCGGCTACGAGCCGAACGCGGCGACGGCCGAGGCGATCCTGCGGCACTGCCGGGAGCAGCTCGCACCGTACAAGCGGGTGCGGCGGATCGAGTTCACCGAGCTGCCGAAGACGATCTCGGGCAAGATCCGCCGGGTCGAGCTGCGCGGGGCCGAGAACGAGGCGGCCGGGAACGGGGCGGCCGGGCGGCGGCCGGCCGAGTTCCGCGAAGAGGACTTCCCGGGGCTACGGGGTTAG
- a CDS encoding SRPBCC family protein encodes MDSTRYSGAGLGKTLGWASFALGAPLLAVPGGVARAIGLDDTPGTRALARGVGARELAAGAGILAQSRPVPGLWARVAGDGMDLALLVSGLRSARDRRRLGVALGAVAGIAALDVLAATKLSRRTHPSRTSDGGEFTVRAGVTVNHPAEEAYALWRDFARLPEFMTHLRSVSADGTHWVAEAPVKDAVEWDATITADEPGRLLAWRSAPGADVPNSGSVRFAPAPGGRGTEVRVELTYEPPAGRVGNAVARLLGQEPRQQVTDDLRRFKQILETGEVVRSDASPQGAKAGRLAKQRPGQPVGEGSRA; translated from the coding sequence ATGGACAGCACCCGCTACAGCGGTGCAGGACTTGGCAAGACGCTGGGCTGGGCGAGCTTCGCACTCGGAGCCCCCTTGCTGGCGGTCCCGGGCGGGGTGGCCCGGGCGATCGGCCTGGACGACACGCCCGGCACCCGGGCACTGGCCCGGGGCGTCGGCGCCCGCGAGCTCGCGGCCGGCGCGGGCATCCTCGCGCAGTCGCGCCCGGTGCCGGGGCTCTGGGCACGGGTCGCCGGCGACGGGATGGACTTGGCCCTGCTGGTCAGTGGCCTGCGCTCGGCGCGCGACCGGCGCCGGCTCGGCGTCGCGCTGGGCGCGGTGGCCGGCATCGCGGCGCTGGACGTGCTGGCCGCGACGAAGCTGAGCCGCCGGACGCACCCGAGCCGGACCAGCGACGGCGGCGAGTTCACGGTGCGGGCCGGGGTGACGGTCAACCACCCGGCCGAGGAGGCGTACGCGCTGTGGCGTGATTTCGCCCGGCTGCCCGAGTTCATGACCCATCTGCGCTCGGTCTCCGCCGACGGCACCCACTGGGTGGCCGAGGCGCCGGTCAAGGACGCGGTCGAGTGGGACGCGACGATCACCGCCGACGAGCCCGGCCGGCTGCTGGCCTGGCGCTCGGCGCCGGGCGCGGACGTGCCCAACTCCGGGTCGGTCCGGTTCGCCCCGGCCCCCGGCGGCCGCGGCACCGAGGTCCGGGTCGAGCTGACCTACGAGCCACCGGCGGGCCGGGTCGGCAACGCGGTCGCCCGGCTGCTGGGCCAGGAGCCCCGTCAGCAGGTGACCGACGACCTGCGCCGCTTCAAACAGATCCTGGAGACCGGTGAGGTGGTCCGGTCCGACGCTAGCCCGCAGGGCGCGAAGGCCGGCCGGCTGGCGAAGCAGCGGCCCGGACAGCCGGTCGGCGAGGGGAGCAGGGCATGA
- a CDS encoding DUF2087 domain-containing protein, producing MSSSSSGVVGLLAEPERLRVVSALALGATTIPEVAAASGLDPRAVVRALRRLERGGLVSREKDQLTLHADRFRESAREAAPAEPGPPLSDDPATDAVLRAFTRDGQITSFPGQRTRRRLLLEHVAAIFEPGVRYPEKDVNAILRSWYGDYAALRRYLVDELLLDRADGLYWRIGGPVAVDPPAPDLAGEPVERFQRIAAYALLRDEDRVLLTRLSRNAYKGRWTLPGGGLDFGERPTEAVLREVYEETGLTVRVEELLDADAERFRQIGRVGLYEAHAVRFLYRATVLGGTLRVVEVGGTTDDARWWPLSQLPELTPFVHRVLTTGRLNP from the coding sequence GTGAGCAGCTCGTCCAGTGGTGTCGTCGGCCTCCTCGCCGAGCCGGAGCGGTTGCGGGTGGTCTCCGCGCTGGCCCTCGGGGCGACGACCATCCCCGAAGTCGCCGCCGCGAGCGGCCTGGATCCCCGCGCGGTCGTCCGCGCGTTGCGCCGGCTGGAGCGCGGCGGCCTGGTGAGCCGGGAGAAGGACCAGCTCACCCTGCACGCCGACCGGTTCAGGGAATCGGCCCGGGAGGCCGCCCCGGCCGAGCCCGGACCGCCGCTGTCGGACGACCCCGCCACCGACGCGGTGCTGCGGGCATTCACCCGGGACGGGCAGATCACCTCGTTCCCGGGGCAGCGGACCCGGCGCCGGCTGCTGCTGGAGCACGTCGCCGCGATCTTCGAGCCGGGCGTGCGCTACCCCGAGAAGGACGTCAACGCGATCCTGCGGTCCTGGTACGGGGACTACGCCGCGCTGCGCCGCTACCTCGTCGACGAGCTGCTGCTGGACCGGGCCGACGGGCTCTACTGGCGCATCGGCGGCCCGGTCGCGGTCGACCCGCCGGCCCCGGACCTGGCCGGCGAGCCGGTCGAGCGGTTCCAGCGCATCGCGGCGTACGCGCTGCTGCGGGACGAGGACCGGGTGCTGCTGACCCGGCTGTCCCGCAACGCGTACAAGGGCCGGTGGACACTGCCCGGCGGCGGCCTCGACTTCGGCGAGCGGCCCACCGAGGCCGTCCTCCGGGAGGTGTACGAGGAGACCGGGCTGACCGTCCGGGTCGAGGAGCTGCTCGACGCCGACGCCGAGCGCTTCCGCCAGATCGGCCGGGTCGGCCTGTACGAGGCCCACGCCGTGCGCTTCCTCTACCGGGCCACGGTCCTCGGCGGCACGCTGCGGGTGGTCGAGGTCGGCGGCACCACCGACGACGCCCGCTGGTGGCCGCTGTCGCAGCTGCCGGAGCTGACCCCGTTCGTGCACCGGGTGCTGACCACCGGCCGGCTCAACCCGTAG
- the aroA gene encoding 3-phosphoshikimate 1-carboxyvinyltransferase encodes MTAPWPAPRATAPVDAVVSVPGSKSVTNRALVLAALATEPSRVRTPLRARDTLLMAGALRALGVGIADDGADWLVTPGRLRGGGSVDVGLAGTVQRFVPPLAALADAPVRFDGDPRARHRPLAPLVEGLRQLGAEVDDVTLPLTVYGRGSVKGGTAEIDSTESSQFISGLLLAAPRYEEGLVLRHTGARPAPSALQIAMTTHMLADAGATVTASPDGREWTVAPGPLRGGELVVPPDLSSAAPFVVAAVATGGRVRIPGWPRRSDQPGGRLPELLRAMGASCVVDDDGLTTTAGTALLGLDADLADCTELVPALAALAALAGTESTFYGIAHMRGQETDRLRALSAELTRLGGECHETPDGLRVVPRPLHGGLVHTYEDHRMAMFAAVLGLAVDGVLVENVATTGKTVPDFVDRWTGMLGTAPAGAPH; translated from the coding sequence ATGACGGCACCCTGGCCCGCCCCGCGCGCCACCGCTCCCGTCGACGCGGTGGTCAGCGTTCCCGGCTCGAAGTCGGTCACGAACCGCGCGCTCGTCCTGGCCGCCCTGGCCACCGAGCCGTCGCGGGTCCGCACCCCGTTGCGGGCCCGGGACACCCTGCTCATGGCCGGGGCGCTGCGCGCGCTCGGCGTCGGGATCGCCGACGACGGCGCCGACTGGCTGGTGACGCCGGGCCGGCTGCGCGGCGGCGGTAGCGTCGACGTCGGCCTGGCCGGCACCGTGCAGCGGTTCGTGCCACCGCTGGCCGCGCTGGCCGACGCGCCGGTGCGCTTCGACGGCGACCCGCGGGCCCGGCACCGCCCGCTCGCCCCGCTGGTCGAGGGACTGCGCCAGCTCGGCGCCGAGGTCGACGACGTCACCCTCCCCCTGACCGTGTACGGCCGGGGCTCGGTCAAGGGCGGCACGGCCGAGATCGACAGCACCGAGTCCAGCCAGTTCATCTCCGGCCTGCTGCTGGCCGCCCCGCGGTACGAGGAGGGCCTGGTGCTGCGGCACACCGGCGCCCGCCCGGCCCCGAGCGCGCTGCAGATCGCGATGACCACGCACATGCTGGCCGACGCCGGCGCCACCGTCACCGCGAGCCCGGACGGTCGCGAGTGGACGGTCGCGCCGGGACCGCTGCGCGGCGGCGAGCTCGTGGTGCCGCCGGACCTGTCCAGCGCGGCGCCGTTCGTGGTGGCCGCGGTCGCGACCGGCGGGCGGGTGCGGATCCCGGGCTGGCCCCGCCGCTCGGACCAGCCCGGCGGCCGGCTGCCGGAGCTGCTGCGGGCGATGGGTGCGTCCTGCGTGGTGGACGACGACGGCCTGACCACCACCGCCGGGACCGCGCTGCTCGGGCTGGACGCCGACCTGGCCGACTGCACCGAGCTGGTGCCGGCGCTGGCCGCGCTGGCCGCGCTGGCCGGCACCGAGTCGACCTTCTACGGGATCGCGCACATGCGGGGGCAGGAGACCGACCGGCTGCGGGCGCTCTCGGCCGAGCTGACCCGGCTCGGCGGCGAGTGCCACGAGACCCCGGACGGGCTGCGGGTCGTGCCGAGGCCGCTGCACGGCGGCCTCGTCCACACGTACGAGGACCACCGGATGGCGATGTTCGCGGCCGTGCTCGGGCTGGCCGTCGACGGCGTGCTGGTCGAGAACGTCGCGACCACCGGCAAGACCGTGCCCGACTTCGTGGACCGGTGGACCGGCATGCTCGGCACCGCCCCGGCCGGGGCGCCGCACTGA
- a CDS encoding zinc-dependent alcohol dehydrogenase, giving the protein MRANCWMGRNKLEVRTVPDPEIVNARDAIVKITSTAICGSDLHLYDGYIPTMRKGDVLGHEFMGEVVELGSGVANLAVGDRVVVPFPIACGSCYNCERELYSVCENSNPNAAIAEKLMGHSPAGIYGYSHMLGGYAGGQAEYARVPFADVGPIKIESNLTDEQVLFLSDIFPTAYMGADMAVSPGDVVAVWGAGPVGMFAAASARLLGAERVIVIDRFDYRLDRVAKNTGAETINYADVAVLDALNELTAGRGPDACIEAVGLEAHVGNPFVHAYDRVKQAARQQTERPEAVREAILACRTGGTVSIMGAYGGFADKFPLGQLMNKSLTIRTGQCHVQRYLRPLLTRIEAGEIDPSFVVSHRMSLEQAPEAYEMFKNKTDDCTKVVLAP; this is encoded by the coding sequence ATGAGGGCGAACTGCTGGATGGGCCGCAACAAGCTCGAGGTCCGTACGGTCCCGGACCCGGAGATCGTCAACGCCAGGGATGCGATCGTGAAGATCACCTCCACCGCGATCTGCGGCTCCGACCTGCACCTCTACGACGGCTACATCCCGACCATGCGCAAGGGTGACGTGCTCGGGCACGAGTTCATGGGCGAGGTCGTCGAGCTCGGCTCCGGCGTCGCGAACCTGGCCGTCGGCGACCGGGTGGTCGTGCCGTTCCCGATCGCCTGCGGGTCCTGTTACAACTGCGAGCGCGAGCTCTACTCGGTCTGCGAGAACTCCAACCCCAACGCGGCGATCGCCGAGAAGCTGATGGGGCACTCGCCGGCCGGGATCTACGGCTACTCGCACATGCTCGGCGGCTACGCCGGCGGCCAGGCCGAGTACGCGCGGGTCCCGTTCGCCGACGTCGGCCCGATCAAGATCGAGTCGAACCTGACCGACGAGCAGGTGCTGTTCCTGTCCGACATCTTCCCGACCGCGTACATGGGCGCGGACATGGCGGTCAGCCCGGGTGACGTGGTCGCGGTCTGGGGCGCCGGGCCGGTCGGGATGTTCGCGGCGGCCAGCGCGAGGCTGCTCGGGGCCGAGCGGGTCATCGTCATCGACCGGTTCGACTACCGGCTGGACCGGGTGGCCAAGAACACCGGCGCGGAGACGATCAACTACGCCGACGTCGCCGTGCTGGACGCGCTGAACGAGCTGACGGCCGGCCGGGGTCCGGACGCCTGCATCGAGGCGGTCGGGCTGGAGGCGCACGTCGGCAACCCGTTCGTGCACGCCTACGACCGGGTCAAGCAGGCCGCCCGGCAGCAGACCGAGCGGCCGGAGGCGGTGCGGGAGGCGATCCTGGCCTGCCGGACCGGCGGCACCGTCTCGATCATGGGCGCGTACGGCGGCTTCGCCGACAAGTTCCCGCTCGGGCAGCTGATGAACAAGTCGCTCACCATCCGGACCGGGCAGTGCCACGTGCAGCGCTACCTGCGCCCGCTGCTGACCCGGATCGAGGCCGGCGAGATCGACCCGAGCTTCGTGGTCAGCCACCGGATGTCGCTGGAGCAGGCGCCGGAGGCGTACGAGATGTTCAAGAACAAGACGGATGACTGCACCAAGGTCGTGCTGGCTCCGTAG
- the hisN gene encoding histidinol-phosphatase: protein MTESQDFPAPDDDLTLALALADAADALSTSRFGALDLHVETKPDRTPVTDADRAVERAIRAELQERRPGDSIVGEEYGESGGGARRWIVDPIDGTKNFVRGVPVWATLIALMEADEVYVGVVSAPALGRRWWASRGQGAWLSVFGGEPRHLHVSGVAELADASFAYSSLHGWDAHGPGGEAGLLALDSQVWRSRGYGDFWQHAMVAEGVVDAAAEPEVSLWDLAALAVLVEEAGGAFTDLRGRRGPAGGSALASNGALHGTILRILSGS, encoded by the coding sequence GTGACCGAGTCCCAGGACTTCCCGGCCCCGGACGACGATCTCACCCTCGCGCTGGCCCTGGCCGACGCCGCCGACGCGCTCAGCACGAGCCGGTTCGGCGCGCTCGACCTGCACGTGGAGACCAAACCGGACCGGACGCCGGTGACCGATGCCGACCGCGCGGTCGAGCGGGCGATCCGGGCGGAGCTCCAGGAACGCCGGCCCGGCGACTCGATCGTCGGCGAGGAGTACGGCGAGAGCGGCGGCGGGGCCCGGCGCTGGATCGTGGACCCGATCGACGGCACCAAGAACTTCGTCCGCGGCGTCCCGGTCTGGGCGACGCTGATCGCGCTGATGGAGGCGGACGAGGTGTACGTCGGCGTGGTCAGCGCGCCCGCGCTCGGCCGCCGCTGGTGGGCCTCGCGCGGGCAGGGCGCCTGGCTGTCGGTGTTCGGCGGCGAGCCCCGGCACCTGCACGTCTCCGGCGTGGCCGAGCTGGCCGACGCCAGCTTCGCGTACTCCTCGCTGCACGGCTGGGACGCGCACGGGCCCGGCGGCGAGGCCGGGCTGCTGGCGCTGGACAGCCAGGTCTGGCGCAGCCGCGGGTACGGCGACTTCTGGCAGCACGCGATGGTCGCCGAGGGGGTGGTCGACGCCGCGGCCGAGCCGGAGGTGTCGCTCTGGGACCTCGCCGCGCTGGCCGTGCTGGTCGAGGAGGCGGGCGGGGCGTTCACCGACCTGCGCGGGCGGCGCGGGCCGGCCGGCGGGTCGGCCCTGGCCAGCAACGGCGCCCTGCACGGGACGATCCTGCGGATCCTCTCCGGTTCCTGA
- a CDS encoding PIN domain nuclease, with protein MILVDTSAWTEYLRGTGSGAHFRLRELLAADAVLGTTDVIHMELLAGSRTETDDLQLRRMLAAMDHVPVDPVDWETAARLHRTCQRNGEAVWALTDCLVAAVAIRIGAPVLAHDRDFVLLARYTDLELA; from the coding sequence GTGATCCTCGTCGACACGTCCGCGTGGACGGAGTACCTGCGCGGCACCGGGTCCGGGGCGCACTTCCGGCTGCGGGAGCTGCTCGCCGCGGACGCCGTCCTCGGCACCACCGACGTGATCCACATGGAGCTGCTGGCCGGCTCCCGGACCGAGACCGACGACCTGCAGCTGCGCCGGATGCTGGCCGCGATGGACCACGTCCCGGTCGACCCGGTGGACTGGGAGACCGCGGCCCGGCTGCACCGGACCTGCCAGCGCAACGGCGAGGCCGTGTGGGCGCTGACCGACTGCCTGGTCGCCGCGGTGGCGATCCGGATCGGCGCGCCGGTGCTCGCGCACGATCGCGACTTCGTGCTCCTCGCCCGCTACACCGATCTCGAGCTCGCCTGA
- a CDS encoding SOS response-associated peptidase, producing MAHILPHRLSTVEHMCGRYVAKRGLDDLAAEFEAEDALGSALRPDYNIAPTDLVPVVVLRHRSGDREGPRVRQLRAAKWGLVPSWATDTKRAAKLINARAETVTELLAFRSAVRRRRCLVPADGWYEWAPLADGPGKQPTYLTPASGDVIAFAGLYEIWGPDRLLTSSIVTTAAAGPLAAVHHRMPLMLPRASWPAWLDPDREEVGDLLMPDLSLVEGIELRPVGPAVGTVANDGPGLIERATTAEATAPTLF from the coding sequence ATGGCCCACATCCTGCCGCACCGCCTCAGTACGGTGGAGCACATGTGCGGTCGTTACGTGGCCAAGCGCGGTCTGGACGACCTGGCCGCCGAGTTCGAGGCCGAGGACGCGCTCGGCTCGGCGCTGCGTCCGGACTACAACATCGCGCCGACCGACCTGGTCCCGGTCGTGGTGCTGCGGCACCGCTCGGGCGACCGGGAGGGGCCGCGGGTCCGGCAGCTGCGGGCGGCCAAGTGGGGGCTGGTGCCGTCCTGGGCCACCGACACGAAGCGCGCGGCGAAGCTGATCAACGCCCGGGCCGAGACCGTGACCGAGCTGCTGGCGTTCCGCTCGGCCGTGCGGCGGCGGCGTTGCCTGGTCCCGGCCGACGGCTGGTACGAGTGGGCGCCGCTCGCCGACGGCCCCGGCAAGCAGCCGACGTACCTGACCCCGGCCTCCGGCGACGTCATCGCCTTCGCCGGCCTGTACGAGATCTGGGGCCCGGACCGGCTGCTGACCAGCTCGATCGTGACGACCGCGGCGGCCGGGCCGCTGGCCGCCGTGCACCACCGGATGCCGCTGATGCTGCCGCGGGCGTCCTGGCCGGCCTGGCTGGACCCGGACCGGGAGGAGGTCGGCGACCTGCTCATGCCCGACCTGTCGCTGGTCGAGGGGATTGAGCTGCGCCCGGTCGGCCCCGCGGTCGGCACCGTCGCCAACGACGGGCCCGGCCTGATCGAGCGCGCGACGACGGCCGAGGCGACAGCGCCGACGCTGTTCTGA
- a CDS encoding alpha/beta family hydrolase: MPTPQGDATVTLDVPAGTPRALFLLGHGAGGSIESPDLVAVTRAGVAMGLAVARVTQPYRVAGKKSTPRPPVLDEAWLAVAAAIRVDGLPLVAGGRSSGARVACRTATELGAAAVVALAFPTAPPRTPEKDRLAELAAPVVPVLVVQGGQDPFGVPPEAPGRTVVTIAATHTIRGAAASAAATAVTDWLATVLG; encoded by the coding sequence GTGCCGACGCCGCAGGGGGACGCGACGGTGACGCTGGACGTCCCGGCCGGGACGCCGCGGGCGCTGTTCCTGCTCGGGCACGGCGCGGGTGGCTCGATCGAGTCCCCGGACCTCGTCGCGGTGACGAGGGCCGGCGTGGCGATGGGCCTCGCCGTCGCCCGGGTGACCCAGCCGTACCGGGTGGCCGGGAAGAAGAGCACCCCGCGCCCGCCGGTCCTGGACGAGGCCTGGCTCGCGGTCGCCGCCGCGATCCGCGTCGACGGCCTGCCGCTGGTGGCCGGCGGACGCTCCAGCGGCGCCCGGGTCGCCTGCCGGACGGCGACCGAGCTCGGCGCCGCCGCGGTCGTCGCGCTGGCGTTCCCGACCGCGCCGCCGCGGACACCGGAGAAGGACCGGCTGGCCGAGCTGGCCGCGCCCGTCGTCCCGGTGCTGGTCGTGCAGGGCGGGCAGGACCCGTTCGGCGTCCCGCCGGAGGCCCCGGGCCGGACCGTGGTCACGATCGCCGCGACCCACACCATCCGCGGCGCGGCGGCGAGCGCGGCGGCGACCGCGGTGACCGACTGGCTGGCTACCGTGCTCGGGTGA